The region CCCAGCTCTTTTGTGGCAGTGTTTCCCAAATCCCGATATCCGGCTTTGATTCGGTCGAGGTTGCTTTCAACCTTAACTGCCAGATCATCTGCGAGGTCGATCCCCTTTTGCTTTGCAAGAGTATCCAGACTGACACCCAAATCTGCTGATTCACGTTTCAGGGCTTCAAACTGTCGGCGTTGTTCATCGGTGGCTCTGCTGGATTGCTCAAACGTCTTTCCAGTACGGGCCATTACAGCTCCGAGACCTTGAATCGTTGCCGTAAGTATCAAAGCAGCGGGCAGGGCTTTATCAACAACCTTTAGAGCGACACCAGCTCCTTTGCTAAGTGCCCCTGTGCTTACTCCGACTCTTCCCGCTATCTTTCCAGCAGCTCCTGCTGTTCTCGCTCCCACACGGGCAGCGGCTCGACCAAATCGGGCAGTGTTGCTATTGCCAATGGCTCTGCTGGCAGCTCGGGCCCCACGTACGGCATTGATCGAGCTCGACCTTAACGAAGCGCTGAGTTTGGCTCTCGCTTCAGTCAATTGAGCCGTTCGAGCAATCAACTTTCCCGTGCTCTCAGCGGCTTTTTCAGTTTGTAGGCCCCACCGCGTTAATCTCACGGTGTTTTCATCAAGCTGTGATCTTAAGCCCGTCCATGTCGTGAGCTGCCTGGCGTTTGCCGCGGTTAACTGCTCCGACACCTTGCGCTGTGCTGTGGCCGCTGCAGAATAAAGTTCGGCTGCATAGTAGGTCGTTCCCATAGCAGCGCCGGTTTCAGCAATGGCCCCGGCCCAGCTCCTTTGCCGGGGGGCGGCTTCTTCCATCTGTTTGGCCATGGCGGCCACACTGCGGGTCAGCTCCTGCTGCTCCTGTGTGGTCTGATGGGCCGTCTGGCCCACCTGCTCAATCCGTTGGCCCATTTCAGCCAGACCGGGGCCCACCTCATCACGCACGCCAAACGAAAAAACTGCGGCCATGGGTTACTTCCTTTTCTTCGCTTTGCGGGCGGCCTCTTCCTGGATCAGCTCCCAACAGACCAGCCATTCCTCGGCGACATCGGCAGGGAGTGCATCGAACTCCACCAGCGACAGCCCCAGCCGCTTGCGCAGTGGGGCCGATCGCAGCAGATGAGCCATCACGTCGAGAGCCTCCGAGCGTCCCCGGCCTCTCATCCAGAGACGGGCACGCTTGCGGACTCCCCCAGCGGAGTCCCTGTCAGCAGCTCAATGGCTTTCTTGGTGATCTGCTGGAAAGCCGTGGGAGACTGCCAGACAACATTCTCCAACGCCTCCCGGCTGAAGGGCTGCAGCTCACCATTGGCCTGTTGGACGTTCCCCCAGTCTGTCACCAGCGACAGCCGCAATTGAGTGAGTCGGGCATACTGCTGGCCCGAGTCATCCCGGGGGAGCGATTCCCACAGGGCGTCGTGCTGCATCGCTTCCGCAAAGGTCGGTTTGCGAAAGCTGATCCAGAATTTTCCCTCGGCGGCATCGATATCGAGCACCACGGAACGTGTCACTTCTTTGAGCTGAAACATACTTCTTCCTTAATCGATGAGCCCGGCTTGTCTCAATTTCTCTTCGAGACGCGCGAGCCGGGCTTCCATCAGTGCATTGATCTGGGCGGCCCACTCCTGGGGAATCCGCTGCGGTAGTAAACGTCGAAACTTGTCAAAGGCGGCGGCATAACTGGCCTGATAGACCAGTTGCACCTGGCCGAAATTGCGGCGGCCCTGCCGGGTGCGGGTCGTGAGACTGTTGGCCAGTCTGCGCGAGCGAATCCCGATCGTCTGCCGCACACCTCGCCGGGAATCCTCTGTGCTGGGCCATTGATCCCCGGCATGCGTCTGGCCCTGCGATAAGCGGGACAACCTTTCCCGCTGGAGACGAATCAGCAGTTGCTCCACCTCCCGGAGCAACTGCCGAAACTCCCTTTCCCACTCCTGCTGGAGCTGTTGCAGCCGCTGGGCGGCCTGCTCCACCGGGATATCAGCCATTGTTAGGCCACGTCCGCAAAAGCCCAGGTAATCGCCGAGTTGTTGCTCATCGGCTTGAGCACCTTGAATTCCAGAGGCTGCTGGATGACTCCCTTCGAGCGAGCCGTATCGGCTTTCTGAATTGAGAGCCGGTTGAAGGTGGCTGTCACCTGCGTGAAGTTGGTGTCGACGGCCCCTGTCCCCATGTGTGGAATCTTCATGACCAGCGAAGCCGTGACTTCCTGTTCCATGTAATCCATCTTGCGGATGGTCTCGGCCCACACTTTGGAGGTCTTGGGCGGGTTCAATGTGAGACTCTGCACTGTTTGCCCGGAGGGCATGGTGCGGAGCAGTTTTCCCCCGAGATAATCGGGAATCAGTCCGTGCGTGGCCACCAGATTGAAGCCGGAGAAGGGAACACCATTCACCCCCGCCAGATTGAGTGTCACGTCGGTAAAATCACACTCAATCAGCTTGAAGCGGTCGTAAGGGACAGTGGGAGCATTGCCGACTTCCGGCCCTTCCTCTTCATCGGCCACCTGGGGGATGGTTTCCCGGCCCATCAGATCGAGATTGATCGTCACTGGCCCACCATCCTGACCGGCCAGCGTCCCCTGATTGACGCGCAGGCCCTGATAGCGGTTGTTGTCGAAGTTGACCCCCTCATAGTAGTTGATGCTTTTTGACGGGCGGAATTTGACTTCCGGACTGCCAAAAGCCCACTCAATGAGGTACTGGGCCAGACTCATCTCGCCCTCGACGGGATGCCACCCAAAGAGTGGCAGCGACAAGGGGCCTTGCGGCATGCCACGCACGAAGCGGCTGTGGGTCTCCTGACGGAAGCCGGTGAACTGGTTGCCGGTGCGGACTTCGGTTTGATGCTTCACGTCAAACGTGTCGTAGGGGCAATGCCAGAGGACGGGGTCATTGGGATAATCGCTCCAGGTCGATTCATCGACAATGGTGATGAACGACTCGAACCCGGTTTGAATTTGGACATCTTGCGGCATGGCCTAAGCTCCTTGATGGTAGAGGTCAGTGCGAGAGAGGAGGCCTAAGACCACCTGCACTTGCAGACAGAGACGGCCACTCGGGCCGGGAAGTTCTTTCTCAGTGATCGAAACGGGGCCCAGGGGGCGGGGAACGTGTCCGATGACAGCCCGCACAAACGGCATGGCTCCATTGGTGGGAGCCGAGGAAATCACGGCCCGCATGAGCTGATCGGCCAGCACTTCGGCCAATGTCTGCCAGCCGACTGGCAACCACGCTTCGAGCACCAGCCGCAAAGGGAGGTCTTCGAGCCGGTTCATGGTTTCCTGCACCTGATAGACCTGCCAGCGGGCCGACAGGGCGGGCAGTTCATCGACAGCCGGGCCGCCACGTAACGCCAGCTCGGCGACGTCGGCGTCTGTCTCGAAGATGCGGCCCCATTCAAAGCCTTCCGGCCACTCCCAATGGTCAATGGCCTCCCAGACGGCTTGCCGTACACGTGAGACGATCGGCAAGGGATCGGGGAGCGTGATCTCGGGCAGCTCCACGCCCTCGATCGTGTAGAACTGCTGAAAGCTCACCAGAATGGTGGCCAGATAAATGCCCGGGGAACGGAGCAGGTCTGGCGAGACGAGCGGGGAGGGGAGCAGAGTCAGCAGGCGGCCCGAATCGAAGAGACTGCCGGGCAGAGAGTCTTTGAGCGACTCCACAAACTGGTCGAGGGCCTCAATGGTCAGTGAGTCGCGATTGGCTCCATTCACATTTCGGACAATCTGCAACTGCAGAACGCCTTCATCACATCGCTGATCCTCAGACATGGCCACCGTCTGCACCGAATCGCACGAAATGAGGAGCAGTTTTGTGCCACGCAGCCGGGTGGCTTCGTCCTGGTCAAAATGACCGACGCGGATTTCGAGCTGCTGATCGGCAGCCAGTTCCAGTTC is a window of Planctopirus limnophila DSM 3776 DNA encoding:
- a CDS encoding phage tail tube protein — its product is MPQDVQIQTGFESFITIVDESTWSDYPNDPVLWHCPYDTFDVKHQTEVRTGNQFTGFRQETHSRFVRGMPQGPLSLPLFGWHPVEGEMSLAQYLIEWAFGSPEVKFRPSKSINYYEGVNFDNNRYQGLRVNQGTLAGQDGGPVTINLDLMGRETIPQVADEEEGPEVGNAPTVPYDRFKLIECDFTDVTLNLAGVNGVPFSGFNLVATHGLIPDYLGGKLLRTMPSGQTVQSLTLNPPKTSKVWAETIRKMDYMEQEVTASLVMKIPHMGTGAVDTNFTQVTATFNRLSIQKADTARSKGVIQQPLEFKVLKPMSNNSAITWAFADVA